A region of Actinomycetota bacterium DNA encodes the following proteins:
- a CDS encoding DNA-directed RNA polymerase subunit alpha → MLISQRPVLTEEPISEFRSRFVLEPLEPGFGYTLGNSLRRTLLSSIPGAAVTSIRIDGVLHEFTTIPGIKEDVTELILNIKQLVVSSEHDEPVVMYLRKQGPGKVVAADIQPPAGVEVHNPELHIAELNDKGSIEIELVVERGRGYVSATLNKQPGQEIGRIPVDSIYSPVLKVTYKVEATRVEQRTDFDKLVIDVETKHSIRPTDAVASAGKTLVELFGLARELNVDAEGIDIGPSPTDTFVAEQLSTPIEQLDMTVRSYNCLKREGIHTVGELITRSEADLLDIRNFGAKSIDEVKVKLVSLGLALKDSPPGFDPSAVAYYEDDEDDDLAFAEDEQL, encoded by the coding sequence GTGCTTATTAGCCAGCGCCCCGTGCTCACCGAGGAGCCGATCAGCGAGTTCCGCTCGCGCTTCGTGCTCGAGCCTCTCGAGCCAGGATTCGGCTACACCCTTGGTAACTCCCTTCGTCGCACTCTGCTCTCATCCATCCCCGGAGCTGCTGTCACAAGCATCCGCATTGATGGCGTGCTGCACGAGTTCACGACGATTCCGGGCATCAAGGAAGACGTCACCGAGCTGATCTTGAACATCAAGCAGCTGGTTGTCTCTTCAGAGCATGACGAGCCTGTTGTGATGTACCTGCGCAAGCAGGGTCCGGGCAAGGTTGTTGCAGCTGACATTCAGCCTCCGGCCGGTGTTGAGGTCCACAACCCAGAACTGCACATTGCCGAGCTCAATGACAAGGGTTCAATCGAGATCGAACTCGTAGTTGAGCGTGGCCGTGGCTATGTCTCAGCAACCCTCAACAAGCAGCCTGGTCAAGAGATCGGTCGCATCCCTGTGGATTCGATCTACTCGCCAGTGCTCAAGGTGACCTACAAGGTTGAGGCCACCCGTGTTGAGCAGCGCACTGACTTCGACAAGCTCGTCATCGATGTTGAGACCAAGCACTCGATCCGCCCGACCGATGCCGTTGCGTCAGCGGGCAAGACCCTGGTTGAGCTCTTCGGCCTGGCTCGCGAGCTCAACGTCGATGCAGAAGGCATCGACATTGGCCCATCACCGACTGACACCTTCGTGGCCGAGCAACTGTCGACCCCGATCGAGCAGCTCGACATGACGGTTCGCTCGTACAACTGCTTGAAGCGTGAAGGCATCCACACCGTTGGTGAGCTCATCACCCGCAGTGAGGCCGATCTGCTCGACATTCGCAACTTCGGTGCGAAGTCAATCGATGAGGTCAAGGTGAAGCTCGTGAGCCTCGGCTTGGCACTCAAGGACAGCCCCCCAGGCTTTGATCCTTCGGCGGTTGCCTACTACGAAGACGATGAAGATGACGACCTGGCATTTGCTGAGGACGAGCAGCTCTAG
- the rpsD gene encoding 30S ribosomal protein S4: MARYTAADCKRCRREKMKLFLKGSKCESAACPFEKRPYPPGQHGRARSKDSEYLLQLREKQKATRMYGVLEKQFANYFVEAQRQSGKTGENLLIILETRLDNVVFRAGFAKSRDMARQLVTHGHFIVNGHKVNIPSFRVSPNDIVEVAPGSREMTPFIIAHAEIGDRTVPAWLEVIPSKMRILVHALPARAVIDTPVTEQLIVELYSK, from the coding sequence ATGGCGCGTTATACAGCAGCCGATTGCAAGCGGTGCCGTCGCGAGAAAATGAAGTTGTTCCTCAAGGGATCCAAGTGCGAATCTGCCGCTTGCCCATTTGAGAAGCGTCCCTACCCTCCAGGCCAGCATGGTCGCGCGCGATCAAAGGACAGCGAGTACCTGCTCCAGCTTCGCGAGAAGCAGAAGGCCACCCGGATGTACGGCGTGCTCGAGAAGCAGTTCGCGAACTACTTTGTTGAAGCACAGCGTCAGTCGGGCAAGACAGGTGAGAACCTGTTGATCATTCTCGAGACTCGTCTTGACAACGTGGTGTTCCGCGCTGGCTTCGCCAAGTCCCGTGACATGGCTCGCCAGTTGGTCACCCACGGTCACTTCATTGTCAACGGCCACAAGGTGAACATCCCGTCCTTCCGCGTTTCGCCTAACGACATCGTTGAGGTCGCACCGGGTTCGCGTGAGATGACGCCGTTCATCATCGCCCACGCCGAAATCGGTGACCGCACCGTTCCGGCCTGGCTTGAGGTCATCCCGTCAAAGATGCGCATCTTGGTGCACGCTCTGCCAGCCCGCGCCGTCATTGACACCCCAGTCACAGAGCAACTGATCGTCGAGCTCTACTCCAAGTAA
- the rpsK gene encoding 30S ribosomal protein S11 has protein sequence MAPKTGQKSAAKKVRKKEKKNVAHGHAHIKSTFNNTIVSITDPTGAVIAWSSAGQVGFKGSRKSTPFAAQLAAESAARRAMEHGMRKVDVFVKGPGSGRETAIRSLQATGLEVGSISDVTPAPHNGTRPSKRRRV, from the coding sequence ATGGCACCCAAGACAGGCCAAAAAAGTGCGGCCAAGAAGGTCCGCAAGAAGGAAAAGAAGAACGTGGCCCACGGTCACGCTCACATCAAGAGCACGTTCAACAACACCATCGTTTCCATCACTGACCCCACCGGCGCGGTTATCGCGTGGTCAAGTGCCGGTCAGGTTGGATTCAAGGGCAGCCGCAAGAGCACTCCGTTCGCCGCACAGCTCGCTGCAGAATCTGCCGCGCGTCGCGCAATGGAGCACGGCATGCGCAAGGTTGACGTATTCGTCAAAGGTCCCGGCTCAGGCCGCGAGACCGCCATCCGTTCGCTGCAGGCAACTGGTCTGGAGGTCGGCTCCATCTCCGACGTCACTCCAGCGCCGCACAACGGAACCCGTCCGTCCAAGCGTCGACGCGTCTGA
- the rpsM gene encoding 30S ribosomal protein S13, with protein sequence MARLVGVDLPRDKRMAIALTYIYGVGRSQAAAALTATGIDPELKSKDLTDDQTLALRDWIDTNLKVEGDLRREVAADIRRKVEIGCYQGLRHRKGLPVRGQRTHTNARTRKGPRKTVAGKKKAAK encoded by the coding sequence ATGGCACGTCTTGTCGGTGTTGATCTGCCGCGTGATAAGCGCATGGCAATCGCACTCACCTATATCTACGGGGTCGGTCGTTCACAGGCCGCCGCTGCCCTTACTGCAACGGGCATTGATCCAGAGCTGAAGTCCAAGGACCTCACCGATGATCAAACTCTCGCCCTTCGCGATTGGATCGACACCAACCTCAAAGTTGAGGGTGATCTTCGTCGCGAGGTTGCCGCAGACATCCGCCGCAAGGTTGAGATTGGCTGCTATCAGGGACTTCGCCACCGCAAGGGCCTCCCGGTCCGCGGCCAGCGCACCCACACCAATGCACGTACTCGCAAGGGTCCGCGCAAGACCGTCGCTGGCAAGAAGAAGGCCGCGAAGTAA
- the rpmJ gene encoding 50S ribosomal protein L36 gives MKVKPSVKTICDKCKVIRRHGVVMVICENPRHKQRQG, from the coding sequence ATGAAGGTCAAGCCGAGCGTTAAGACGATTTGCGATAAGTGCAAGGTCATCCGTCGTCACGGAGTTGTCATGGTGATTTGCGAGAACCCTCGCCACAAGCAGCGTCAGGGCTAA
- the infA gene encoding translation initiation factor IF-1, whose protein sequence is MGKKDGAIELEGTIMESLPNAMFRVELDNGHKVLAHISGKMRMHYIRILPDDRVVVELSPYDLTRGRIVYRYK, encoded by the coding sequence ATGGGCAAAAAAGACGGAGCGATCGAGCTTGAGGGCACGATCATGGAGTCTTTGCCTAATGCAATGTTCCGCGTGGAGTTGGACAACGGGCACAAAGTCTTGGCGCACATCAGCGGCAAGATGCGGATGCACTACATCCGTATCCTCCCTGATGATCGAGTCGTCGTCGAGCTGTCTCCGTATGACCTCACCCGCGGTCGCATCGTCTATCGCTACAAGTAA
- a CDS encoding carbamate kinase, with protein MSRTVVIAIGGNALIREGEGGSLAIQAERAHEFAETIADLIEDGWTPIITHGNGPQVGFILRRAELAAADAKVEKLPPLPLWLAVADSQGGIGHIIAAALNSVMRQHHLSNPVAALLTHTVVDIDDPAFVTPTKPIGGWLDTEMARRHVVEDGWDVEEVEPGSFRRVVPSPEPLEVLELEAIRTLVKANAVVIAAGGGGIPVTICEDEFIPVDAVIDKDRVSALLAAKLRANVLLMVTGVDRVFVDFRGPNERALDVITVDQASTFASQGHFPAGSMGPKMESAISFVNGCGSDAVITSIEFVREALRGLAGTRIVAVLEGLEP; from the coding sequence ATGAGCCGGACTGTGGTGATTGCCATTGGTGGCAATGCGCTGATCCGCGAAGGCGAGGGTGGTTCGCTGGCGATTCAAGCTGAGCGCGCTCATGAGTTCGCTGAGACAATCGCAGATCTGATTGAGGACGGCTGGACGCCGATCATCACCCACGGCAATGGCCCGCAGGTTGGATTTATCCTTCGCCGAGCTGAACTCGCCGCAGCAGATGCCAAGGTCGAGAAGCTGCCCCCGCTCCCACTCTGGCTTGCGGTTGCCGACTCTCAGGGCGGCATCGGCCACATCATCGCCGCGGCACTGAATTCAGTGATGCGTCAGCATCACCTGAGCAATCCGGTAGCAGCACTGCTCACGCATACGGTGGTCGACATTGACGATCCTGCGTTCGTCACGCCGACCAAACCCATTGGTGGCTGGCTCGATACAGAGATGGCTCGGCGACACGTGGTTGAAGATGGTTGGGATGTCGAGGAAGTCGAACCCGGAAGCTTCCGGCGCGTAGTGCCCAGTCCAGAACCCCTGGAAGTTCTTGAACTTGAGGCGATCCGAACGCTCGTGAAAGCCAATGCAGTAGTCATCGCCGCAGGTGGCGGTGGAATTCCAGTGACAATCTGTGAAGACGAGTTCATCCCCGTGGATGCTGTGATCGACAAGGATCGCGTCTCTGCATTGCTGGCAGCCAAGCTTCGGGCGAACGTGCTCCTGATGGTGACTGGCGTGGATCGAGTGTTCGTGGACTTCCGCGGACCCAACGAGCGGGCCTTAGATGTCATCACTGTTGACCAGGCGTCGACCTTTGCATCGCAGGGTCACTTTCCAGCAGGTTCAATGGGCCCCAAGATGGAGTCAGCCATCAGTTTCGTCAATGGCTGCGGCTCGGACGCCGTCATCACCTCAATTGAGTTCGTCCGGGAGGCTCTTCGCGGGCTAGCTGGCACCCGGATCGTGGCGGTCTTGGAGGGGCTGGAGCCCTAG